A window of the Chthonomonas sp. genome harbors these coding sequences:
- a CDS encoding MerR family transcriptional regulator — MSKITAIEVYTLRYWETEFPSYLNPPRTRGGQRRYRPNDIQKVFVLKRLLREQMFSIAGARKYLADQSKAA; from the coding sequence GTGAGTAAGATCACGGCCATTGAAGTTTATACGCTTCGTTATTGGGAAACCGAGTTTCCGTCCTATCTCAATCCTCCCCGAACCCGCGGCGGCCAACGCCGTTATCGCCCCAACGATATCCAGAAAGTTTTCGTTCTCAAGCGGTTGCTTCGAGAACAGATGTTTAGCATCGCTGGTGCTAGAAAATACTTAGCTGATCAGTCAAAAGCCGCATAA